The nucleotide sequence ctcttatggtttggctccctccctctctaacttttttttttcccttcccctcccccattctcccctctccctcttctgttAAGCAGCGACCTTTTAAAGGGAACAGCCACTACTCAGTCTGAGATAGTTATTGTTGTGTAGGAATATGGGTTCTTGATTTCCAgatcttcccatttttctttttaaaaaagttttttaaaacgtgtattcatttttgagagagagagagagacagagcgtgagttggggaggagcagagagagagggagacacaaaatctgaagcaggctccaggctctgagctgtcagcacagagcctaacgcagggctcaaactcagggaccagaccgcgagatcatgacctgagccgaagtcagacgtttaaccaactgagccacccaggtgcccccagatcttCCCTTTTCAAGGGAACccagaaatataaatatgtgaaaactcttgatttctttaaggattttatttttaagtaatctctacacccagcatggggctcaaactcacaactcctggatcaagagtcacatactctactgattgagctagccaggcacccctcaagttttAATTCCTGGCAATTAACCCAAAATTTAAGATAATACTCTGGGCCAACTACCAAAGACTGTGCCAGCAGTTTATGGTCTCTGAGCTGAAAGGACCATGGAGTTAGCTAGCTGTGCAGTCACTGGTAAGGGAAAGAAGATACTAGTCCAAAAGGGaagaccagagagagggagagagaaagctagAAAAACAGGACAGGGGAACAATCCTGAATCTTCAGCTCTCTGTGAATTCTGAAATGGATTGTAATGTATCCTAAGTAAAGGACTGTTTTATAGGTGAGTACTTGACCAACTTAAAATAAGACCCCCTGAAGCAAGCATAACCCCACATGGTGATGTATGTACCGCTgggtttacaaatatttgtttttcaacaaCCAAAGTTGTCCCTCTTACTTTTGCAAAAAACAGATTACTTCAGTTTTCCATGAAAGTTATAACACATCTATGTAAATAAGGAAGCAACaaaattttctaaatgcttttattttttttttttttgacacaaatATTTCTGCACCTCTTGAGCCCTTGCTGATAAAAGAACTGGCAATACATTTGTTAATGACACTTTCAAAATGTGCTTTGGTGTATAGAGGTAATAATGTACTTTTTAGGTATGTTAATAATAAATTAAGGTTATAGTGGCTGCCATATTAGAGAAAATAGTGAATGGATTAGTCTTAGCAAAAAATTAGTTTTGCAAGTAGATAAGCTAAGGatatcaaaactgaaaaaattagcttcatacattttattgtttgtaagtttttgataaataatattctattatagaATATAATACCTTACCCAGCACCTGACATATAGtaggaattcaataaatgtttgttaaattctACTGCCTTTTAATACAGTAATTTTCTTCAGTACTAATTTCCCAGATACAGCTccgataaaaataaaaatttgtaagagATTGGGGGGGTTCCTTTATAAAATTATGTACTTCTAGAAAAAATGGcagcagcaagagagagagagagagaaaagaaagtgtgttCTAAAAAGTGATTCCAACTCAGATTATTCAGAGATGACTACTTTGACCCTGTTTGTACTTATAGTCCCTGCTGACAATATGCTGGCAACATCCTTggcctcattctttttctctacttATTTTGGCTTTACAGAGATCAGGTCTCAAGTCATGGGAATGTCCATGACCTTCAGTTGCtgaacttttccttcttttgttcttgCCTGGCTCAGAAGGGCATGCCAGGTGATGCATGTTACTTTTTCAGAGCTGAAGAAAGGATCTGGCCTGTGGAATCAATAGAGAAAAGCTTGGTCTCAACAATCTCTTGGTTCTCAACGCACCTCTTGTCAGCCAGCTGAGAAGCCTCTTTATAAATGCGTTCTGATTAGCTGTTTTAGGTTCTTGTGGTTTGTAAATCTCCTTTCTCCCACAGAGATATTATTAGGACATAGCCAGGCTAGAAAGGCTGTGGGAAGCTTTGGAGGTAGGAGGATCCAGAAAGGATTGCAGTAAGAAGAAGGGAATTCCGTTTGGTGAACTCCATAATCCAAAAGTAGCCCTGAGTTGATTCCATTTAGGAACCAAGGGTGAACTTTCTTGTTTGGTTCTTTGGCCCTTTAAGTTTCCCCATCTAGGGCCAGAATATGAATCAGGAAAGAAATTAGCCTCAGGTGTgtcctctcatttctttctcttctaaacTTCAGCCTCCAGGCATCGCACTGTAGTTTTGGGCAGACTCTTGGGCTCTTCTGAATTTTTATCAGCTTTCTTTGATTCCCCATTAGGATTGCTATCATcaactttctcttcctttactaCTTTGGTTTCAATCATTTCCTTCTGCTGATTCTTGTTTGTAAAAGGGAAGGTCTTCACATACCTATAggcataaacataaaattaaagtgAGACACTTCTATGTAACACATATGACAATAGATAACACTTTGTCTGTGTTGGCACGTATTAGCACAGTATGCAGGTACCTTTATGTCAGATGCTAACATGTGCATTCTCAAAGACATTGCATCCCTACCTTAGTGGATTCATTTAGATGAGACAGTAAATTTGCAGGCCACACTTAAGGCTGACCTCACAACCCTCCCACCAACAACAGAGAATTCCGAATCAAAATAAAGCATATACTTCCCCCCtagatttcagtcttttctttttatctcttgatTTTCAAAGGGACACCCATTGACCTGTTTCTAAAGGCTGGGTGACATGCATGTGCTGAAATAGTAGGAAAGATTGGGTGTTAGGGAGGAGAggtgagaagagggagaaaatttACGATGTGAGAAGTCTACTGTCTCTGTTTTGACTGAAGCAATGCTAACAACAACCCTGGAAAAAACACAAGATAGGAATGTGACAAACATTACAAGACTAACAATGTGCCAACAACCCCACCTTTTGATGTAGCAAACTGCGAGACCAGCTGCAGCAGCAAAGAAGAGGAGCGCAAGCACTAGCAGAGCCGTGGGGACACCTGGAGGAAACAGAGACATCGTCTGTGGGTCCTTTGCTTACACAGTGTTGTGTGCTGCTCTTCTAATGATTCTTTACACGCATGAAGACAACAGATAATGCAGGAGAAAAGCCTTCTCTGTGACCACAATGGGGCTAGTTAGAATGTTGGGCCCACATctgcttctttgcttcttttcctatAGAATCCCAGGCCTTGCTTCTCAAGCTCTATTCTATAAATTGCAATATCATGGAGTCCATTTCCTCTCTGTGGCTGTGGGATGATAGGTTTGGAGCTAGTTAGGTGTAAACCCTTCCTTTTAAATAGGAAGACAAACTTTCTAATCATAGGCAtttaaaggtatatatatatatatatatatatatatatatatatattaaactctGATATATTAAtagtgtcttatttttaaagtctttgagttttaaaagtgaaGCTATTTTATACTCATATACTATGATTTTTAGTTTAATCATTAAGGTTCTTTAGAGCCCTCAAGTTCTCTGACTTTATGAAAGTTGAGTTTGCATTAAGGTTTTACTTGTATGGCCAATCTGGAGACAGCctagttttttatgtattttctgttatgcataaacacacaaacacacacaaatatactgCAAACACAGAAAGCTTTTACCTCCAAACCCAACAACTTCATTCTTGAATGCTGCTTTATTTTCAATGTAAGATTCTGTTTCTGTAGATATGGTGCTAGTTTCCACAAAAGCTTCTGTTACACAAATCAACTTTCTTTTCCGTCGAGAAGTGGAAGCCAAAGCAGAAGTAGGAGCAAGAGTAGGTGTAGTAGGGTAAGGTGCAACAGTAGATGAAGCCGAGTATGCACTGTCACTGGTGATCATTTCTGTTGTGTATGTTGCCTCATGAGTGTTGAATATGGGATCTTTGGTGGTGATAATTTCTGGAGAGCATGAGTTAATCCGAGTATCTGTtgggggagggaaaaataaagtaacaagtAAGTATTGTAACACCTCCTAATGTTCTTCCTGCCTCTAGTCTTACTCCTTTCCAGTCCCCTTATACTGCAGCCAGAATGGtcttagaaaaatgcaaatctaatCATATCACTTCCTTAGAATCTTTCAGTGACTGCCTCTACTCAGTGGCCCATAAGGCCCTTTGTGATCTGTCTCCTGCTGACATGGCTAGCCTTATCTGACCAGTgtgtctctccttcctcttgcctACTCagatttcttcagtttctttgatGTGCTTTCTCTCATATCCAAGCCTTGACCATGATGCTTTCTTCACCTGTAAGACTCTTTGCCCCCTCTTTACTTAGCTATTACTTACTCTTCAAGTCTCAGATTGAACATCTCTTTATTAGGCAGACTTGATGACTAGATTGGGTTCCGAGGCATATGTTTTTGTACCTCCTTATACTTCCCTTGTCGAGGTTCTCATTGCACTGCTCTACACTAGACTGAGCTCCTTGGAAGCAGGACCCCTGTCTTATCATTCCctgtgcctagcacataatacatgctcaataaatatttgatgaataaagaaaggaaagaaaagtgacaGGATGGAAGGAGTAGCTGGGGAGACTGAATATATACAGATGACACCACTTCAGGACAAAGATCTAAAACCAGCTTTCTCTGtgctcttcaaaataaaaaaaattttaaggaggggagcaggggctggATATAGGTTTATCTGTTTCCTATCTGTTGGCTCTGGTGGAGAAGAAACTCAACATCTTTGAGCAGCTAACTCTGAGTCAATCATGACACTTTATTTAGCAATTTTATTAAACTCTCATTTTATA is from Neofelis nebulosa isolate mNeoNeb1 chromosome 10, mNeoNeb1.pri, whole genome shotgun sequence and encodes:
- the LYVE1 gene encoding lymphatic vessel endothelial hyaluronic acid receptor 1, yielding MAKCFSLMLLLASIWTTKLLVHGSLRVEELSISAPCRIVGVTLVNKKTTQQLNFTEAQEACRLMGLTLASKDQIEAAWRSGFETCSYGWVADKFLVIPRILPNPKCGKNGMGVLVWRNSLSKKFLAYCYNSSDTRINSCSPEIITTKDPIFNTHEATYTTEMITSDSAYSASSTVAPYPTTPTLAPTSALASTSRRKRKLICVTEAFVETSTISTETESYIENKAAFKNEVVGFGGVPTALLVLALLFFAAAAGLAVCYIKRYVKTFPFTNKNQQKEMIETKVVKEEKVDDSNPNGESKKADKNSEEPKSLPKTTVRCLEAEV